A window from Malacoplasma iowae encodes these proteins:
- the nrdG gene encoding anaerobic ribonucleoside-triphosphate reductase activating protein, which translates to MRYHNITKDDMLNGYGIRTVLWVAGCEHNCPGCHNPITHDINGGIVFDVSAKQEIFEELKKDYVSGITYSGGDPLHPINANEIGELIKEIAVKFPNKNQWLYTGYMFEDIIKYDFIKLLDVVCDGKFEIKLFDRNLKWVGSSNQRVIDVKKTISQNKIVLFDDNFDGNPTLKSYK; encoded by the coding sequence ATGAGATATCATAATATAACAAAAGATGACATGCTTAATGGATATGGAATTAGAACAGTGTTATGAGTAGCTGGTTGTGAACACAATTGTCCTGGTTGCCATAATCCAATAACACATGACATTAATGGTGGTATTGTTTTTGATGTTAGTGCTAAACAAGAAATTTTTGAAGAACTAAAAAAAGATTATGTATCTGGAATAACTTATAGTGGTGGTGATCCATTACATCCAATAAATGCTAATGAAATTGGTGAATTGATTAAAGAAATTGCAGTTAAGTTCCCAAATAAAAACCAATGATTATATACAGGTTATATGTTTGAAGATATTATTAAATACGATTTTATAAAACTTTTAGATGTTGTTTGCGATGGAAAATTTGAAATAAAACTTTTTGATCGTAATTTAAAATGAGTTGGTAGTTCTAATCAAAGAGTTATTGATGTTAAAAAAACAATTTCACAAAATAAAATAGTTTTATTTGATGATAATTTTGATGGGAACCCAACACTTAAAAGTTATAAGTAA
- the nrdD gene encoding anaerobic ribonucleoside-triphosphate reductase, whose translation MTELMNIKIIKKDNRLEDFDAKKIINAVSKSAERVLIDLKEQDFDILVKDIVDIIKSKNISKINITQMHNIVETALEKNFKDVAKSYKDYRNYKKDFVLMLDNVYKKSQSIMYFGDKENSNLDSSLVSTKRSLIFNELNKELYKKFFLNKKELQALNDGYIYIHDMSSRRDTINCCLFDIETVMNNGFEMGNIWYNEPSTLDSAFDVIGDIVLSTAGQQYGGFTLCEMDKVLAKYAEKSYKKYLSKYKRLNIDEITAEKEAFNDVRKDFVQGWQGLEYKFNTVGSSRGDYPFITVTLGLGTSKFEKLASITCFEVRRKGQGKDGYKKPVLFPKIVFLYDEELHGENKINSDVFDAGILCSSQAMYPDWLSLTGEGYVCDIYKKYKKVISPMGCRAFLSPWYKNGGINPQDDQDEPIYVGRFNIGAISLNLPMILQQSRVENKDFYQTLDYYLEIIRELHIKTYKYLSKIKASTNPLAYCEGGFYNGFLKPHETIEPLLKSATASFGFTALNELQQLYNQTSLVEDGNFAIDVLEYINKKVLEFKKQDNILYAIYATPAESLCGLQVEQFRNLYGIIDNVSDKSYVSNSFHCHVCEDITPIQKQDLEKRFWNLSNGGKIQYVKYPINYNIGAIKALVRRAMKLGFYEGVNLSLSYCADCGHQELNMNICRLCKSMNLTKIERMNGYLSYSRVNGDSRLNQAKMDEIADRKSM comes from the coding sequence ATGACTGAGTTAATGAATATAAAAATAATAAAAAAAGACAATCGTCTCGAAGATTTTGATGCTAAAAAAATAATAAATGCTGTGTCAAAATCAGCTGAAAGAGTTCTTATTGATCTAAAAGAACAAGACTTTGATATCTTAGTAAAAGATATTGTAGATATAATAAAATCAAAAAATATTTCAAAAATAAACATAACTCAAATGCATAATATTGTAGAAACAGCATTAGAGAAAAATTTTAAAGATGTTGCCAAATCATACAAAGATTATAGAAATTATAAAAAAGACTTTGTTTTAATGTTGGACAATGTATATAAGAAAAGTCAGTCAATAATGTATTTTGGTGATAAAGAAAATAGTAATTTAGATAGTTCTTTAGTTTCAACTAAAAGAAGCTTAATATTTAATGAATTAAACAAAGAACTATATAAAAAATTCTTTTTGAACAAAAAAGAATTACAAGCTTTAAATGATGGGTATATCTATATTCATGATATGAGTTCCAGAAGAGACACAATAAATTGTTGTTTATTTGATATTGAAACTGTTATGAATAATGGTTTTGAAATGGGTAACATTTGATATAATGAACCATCTACATTGGATTCAGCTTTTGATGTTATAGGAGATATTGTTTTATCAACAGCTGGTCAGCAATATGGTGGTTTTACATTGTGTGAAATGGATAAAGTTTTAGCAAAATATGCTGAAAAATCTTATAAAAAATATTTAAGTAAATACAAAAGATTAAATATTGATGAAATTACAGCTGAAAAAGAAGCCTTTAATGATGTTAGAAAAGATTTTGTTCAAGGATGACAAGGGCTTGAATATAAATTTAATACTGTTGGTAGTTCTAGAGGTGATTATCCTTTTATCACTGTAACTTTAGGACTTGGAACATCAAAATTTGAAAAATTAGCATCAATAACTTGTTTTGAAGTTAGAAGAAAAGGCCAAGGAAAAGATGGATATAAAAAACCTGTATTATTTCCTAAAATTGTATTTTTATATGATGAAGAACTTCATGGTGAAAATAAAATTAATTCTGATGTATTCGATGCTGGAATTTTATGTTCATCACAAGCTATGTATCCTGATTGATTAAGCTTGACTGGTGAAGGATATGTATGTGATATTTATAAAAAATATAAAAAAGTTATATCACCTATGGGGTGTAGAGCATTTTTATCACCTTGATATAAAAATGGAGGAATTAACCCTCAAGATGATCAAGATGAACCAATTTATGTTGGTAGATTTAATATCGGTGCAATATCTTTAAATTTACCTATGATTCTTCAACAATCAAGAGTTGAAAATAAAGATTTTTATCAAACGCTTGATTATTATCTTGAAATTATAAGAGAATTACATATTAAAACATACAAATACTTATCAAAAATAAAAGCATCAACAAACCCATTAGCTTATTGCGAGGGTGGTTTCTATAATGGATTTTTAAAACCACATGAAACAATTGAACCACTTTTAAAAAGTGCTACAGCTTCTTTTGGTTTTACAGCACTTAATGAATTGCAACAACTTTATAATCAAACATCATTAGTTGAAGATGGTAATTTTGCAATTGATGTTTTAGAGTACATTAACAAAAAAGTTTTAGAATTCAAAAAACAAGATAATATATTGTATGCAATCTATGCTACTCCAGCAGAAAGTCTTTGTGGTTTGCAAGTTGAACAATTTAGAAATCTTTATGGAATAATTGATAATGTTTCAGACAAAAGTTATGTTTCAAATTCATTCCATTGTCATGTTTGTGAAGATATAACACCAATTCAAAAACAAGATTTAGAAAAAAGATTTTGAAATCTTTCAAATGGTGGAAAAATTCAATATGTTAAATACCCAATTAACTACAATATTGGTGCTATTAAAGCATTAGTTAGAAGAGCAATGAAACTTGGCTTTTATGAGGGTGTAAATTTATCACTTTCTTATTGTGCTGATTGTGGACATCAAGAACTAAATATGAATATATGTAGATTATGTAAATCTATGAATTTAACTAAAATAGAAAGAATGAATGGATATTTATCTTATTCAAGAGTTAATGGGGATTCAAGATTAAATCAAGCTAAAATGGATGAAATTGCAGATAGAAAGAGTATGTAA
- a CDS encoding phosphotransferase, translating to MKFETKILSVEKLHGGRSTNNVEKINKIYVRRPHKKESDFANNILIFLEKNGFDFSQKYLGTDDDNYDYFEYIKGFVPLDIGNIDINQLIEFMKIVKLMHDISTKFTNNNNLVICHNDLSPCNVVFENNKPIAIIDWDTASIGKRWEDLTYIVWLWINLGDPLKNDDLKLNQMELCLKAYGLNKSILRNFAEKLIWRMQKVINDMDIKNPQYQKTKKWVEYSQKWVGKNKEKINDIIKQCK from the coding sequence ATGAAATTTGAGACTAAAATTTTATCAGTTGAAAAATTACACGGCGGAAGATCAACAAATAATGTTGAAAAAATTAATAAAATTTATGTGAGAAGACCACACAAAAAAGAAAGTGATTTCGCAAACAATATTCTTATTTTTTTAGAAAAAAATGGTTTTGATTTTTCTCAAAAATATCTTGGAACCGATGATGATAATTATGATTATTTTGAATATATTAAAGGTTTTGTTCCTTTAGATATTGGTAACATAGATATAAATCAATTAATAGAATTTATGAAAATTGTGAAATTAATGCATGATATTTCAACAAAATTTACAAATAACAATAATTTAGTTATTTGTCATAATGATTTATCACCATGTAATGTAGTTTTTGAAAATAACAAACCAATAGCAATAATAGATTGAGATACTGCAAGTATTGGAAAAAGATGAGAAGACTTAACATACATTGTTTGGCTATGAATTAATTTAGGTGATCCATTAAAAAATGATGATTTAAAACTAAATCAAATGGAATTATGTTTAAAAGCATATGGTTTAAATAAAAGTATATTAAGAAATTTTGCAGAAAAATTAATATGAAGAATGCAAAAAGTTATTAATGATATGGATATTAAAAACCCTCAGTACCAAAAAACAAAAAAATGAGTTGAATATTCTCAAAAATGAGTAGGGAAAAACAAGGAAAAAATAAATGACATTATTAAACAATGCAAATAA
- a CDS encoding IS30 family transposase, translating to MKTYKHLTKEERCLIYFLWNKEKYSMNKIAKILNKNKSTISRELKRNTSSTGIYYSSNAHKKYIRRKSNCHMFFMLKYKNFTDLFIQKFNPKSHGVEATIFWIKENYPLVKVPSARQVFRWINSKIWKIQRRDCLRRKYVKGKRRKIGIFSKIDGKYCIPYSLRPEKINKRKEFGHWEADLIVSKRQSGYYHLLTLVERKTRLAIIRKIKGKNARSMMAKMYTIIRDEKLPIKSITVDNGLEFQMMGITAKQFNFKVYYCQPYSSFQRGSNENINGIVRRWYKKGTDFSLVSEDKIKTLEWKVNNIPRKMFGYKTAYQMYQENI from the coding sequence ATGAAAACTTATAAACATTTAACAAAAGAAGAAAGATGCTTAATTTATTTTCTTTGAAATAAAGAAAAATATTCTATGAATAAGATTGCAAAAATCTTAAATAAAAACAAATCAACAATATCAAGAGAATTAAAAAGAAACACATCTTCAACAGGAATTTATTATTCATCAAATGCTCACAAAAAATACATTAGAAGAAAATCAAATTGTCATATGTTTTTTATGTTGAAGTACAAAAACTTCACAGATCTTTTTATTCAAAAATTTAATCCTAAATCTCATGGTGTAGAAGCTACAATTTTTTGAATAAAAGAAAACTATCCATTAGTTAAAGTTCCAAGTGCTAGGCAAGTATTTAGATGAATCAATAGCAAGATTTGAAAGATACAAAGAAGAGATTGTTTAAGAAGAAAATATGTTAAAGGAAAAAGAAGAAAAATAGGTATATTTTCTAAAATTGATGGAAAATACTGCATTCCTTATAGTCTAAGACCAGAAAAGATAAACAAAAGAAAAGAATTTGGACATTGAGAAGCTGATCTAATAGTTAGTAAAAGGCAAAGTGGTTATTACCACTTATTAACATTAGTAGAAAGAAAAACAAGGTTGGCAATTATTAGAAAAATAAAAGGTAAAAACGCTAGATCAATGATGGCTAAAATGTATACCATTATTCGAGATGAAAAACTCCCAATAAAAAGCATCACTGTTGATAATGGGTTAGAGTTTCAAATGATGGGAATAACTGCAAAACAATTCAACTTTAAAGTTTATTATTGCCAACCTTATTCTTCATTCCAAAGAGGGTCCAACGAGAACATAAATGGGATAGTTAGAAGATGATATAAAAAAGGAACTGACTTCAGTTTAGTAAGTGAAGATAAAATAAAAACTCTTGAATGAAAAGTAAACAACATCCCAAGAAAAATGTTTGGTTATAAAACAGCTTACCAAATGTATCAAGAAAATATTTAA
- a CDS encoding HNH endonuclease has protein sequence MKDKVSIVEFCNEIFKVNAPLVFGNFNEEDSIIFEKINEIRKTKTIFYPYKPFLILSILQAYDFENIFNKKINISNIKIVKRFYDLITNDLLLFTILKYQKSKSNWDLSLGLNNSTYSENLDVYRSVLSIIKQSPVKAMSNYDFVIKTDANNIEMNVEIINWELEKQFLISKCCENIKKCIPWYSYLNEQEIKIYDFNFDLDIQNMMLINDKVDEIKVRKFQHLFRKTILDRDLKCCICCSDNSVILDACHIKPYSVCKENEAYDENNGIVLCKNHHKLFDSGLFTFNNEWKVVISKKLNNVDTSLYFKQYEECHSLLSKKMSFNNIFLEYHSKLIFRK, from the coding sequence ATGAAAGATAAAGTTAGTATTGTTGAGTTTTGTAATGAAATTTTTAAAGTTAATGCACCATTAGTTTTTGGAAATTTTAATGAAGAAGATTCTATAATATTTGAAAAAATCAATGAAATAAGGAAAACTAAAACTATTTTTTATCCATATAAACCATTTCTAATATTATCAATTCTTCAAGCATATGATTTTGAAAATATTTTTAATAAAAAAATTAACATATCTAATATAAAAATTGTTAAGAGATTTTATGATCTAATAACAAATGATTTATTATTATTCACTATTTTAAAATATCAAAAAAGCAAATCAAATTGAGATTTGAGTTTAGGATTAAATAATAGTACTTATAGCGAAAATCTTGATGTTTATAGAAGTGTTTTATCTATAATTAAACAATCACCTGTTAAAGCTATGTCTAATTATGATTTTGTGATTAAAACAGATGCTAATAATATAGAGATGAATGTCGAAATTATAAATTGAGAATTAGAAAAACAATTTTTAATTTCAAAATGTTGTGAAAATATCAAAAAGTGTATACCTTGATATAGTTATTTGAATGAACAAGAAATAAAAATTTATGATTTTAATTTTGATTTAGACATTCAAAATATGATGTTAATTAATGATAAAGTAGATGAAATAAAAGTGAGAAAATTTCAACATTTATTTAGAAAAACAATTCTAGATAGAGATTTAAAATGTTGCATTTGTTGCAGTGATAATTCAGTTATTTTAGATGCATGTCATATTAAACCATACTCAGTATGTAAAGAAAATGAAGCATATGATGAAAATAATGGTATTGTATTGTGCAAAAATCACCACAAATTATTTGATTCAGGTTTATTTACTTTTAATAACGAATGAAAAGTTGTTATTTCAAAAAAGCTTAACAATGTTGATACAAGTTTATATTTTAAACAATACGAAGAATGTCATAGTTTATTGTCTAAAAAAATGTCATTTAATAATATTTTTTTAGAATACCATAGTAAGTTAATTTTTAGAAAATAA
- a CDS encoding MATE family Na+-driven efflux transporter: MQIKQALKQINFKILFAIFLTLLIPTIYKIFRIFWLGSFPDDSQLNIASQLSWINLIYEVIQESLILPLYCVIGNCKDNRERSNRIKTSFLVIVIFYLVVMVFIIIFAKDLVNLLGQSNGLINETITYIRLETVAALFLTSWKFFIIVITIYSKQIYLYIILISQMSLSILFDTFLVSNLNFSAKLGANGIAITNIIVNLVIVGLALILLKQQDINFFERKKWSFKWTKIWFKQGLFSGVESFIRNLVFSLVIIRMVNLVNQQGNYWIANSFIWDWLLLPSLALSDLIKRDIGESGKKSIENNTCGYILIVIALISLWLISIPSWKPFIKYVLNAKDYNSIYNIVLIQTGFYITFLFNNCIFDSTFYGYGKTSYMLIQSICINIIYYGIVFTLFLLKLFVPNLLNIVLMFGIGMVLDFIPSLFLFIWLIKKEKIKIKFKNFEIINKNKKTLII; the protein is encoded by the coding sequence ATGCAAATAAAACAAGCTTTAAAACAAATAAATTTTAAAATATTGTTTGCTATATTTTTAACCTTGCTTATCCCTACCATATATAAAATATTTAGAATATTTTGACTTGGTAGTTTCCCAGATGATAGTCAATTAAACATAGCAAGTCAACTATCATGAATTAATTTAATATATGAAGTTATTCAAGAATCATTAATTTTGCCACTATATTGTGTTATTGGGAATTGCAAAGATAATAGAGAGAGAAGCAACAGAATAAAAACAAGTTTTTTAGTTATTGTAATTTTTTATTTAGTAGTTATGGTTTTCATTATTATTTTTGCAAAAGATCTTGTTAATTTATTAGGTCAATCAAATGGTTTAATAAATGAAACAATAACTTACATAAGACTTGAAACAGTGGCAGCATTATTTTTAACATCTTGAAAATTTTTCATTATAGTAATAACAATTTATAGTAAACAAATTTACTTGTATATTATATTAATATCTCAAATGTCTTTATCTATATTATTTGATACTTTTCTTGTAAGTAATCTTAATTTTTCAGCTAAACTTGGAGCAAATGGTATTGCAATCACAAATATAATTGTTAATTTGGTTATAGTAGGTTTAGCCTTAATATTATTGAAACAACAAGATATTAACTTTTTTGAAAGAAAAAAGTGATCTTTTAAATGGACAAAAATATGATTTAAACAAGGATTATTTTCTGGAGTTGAATCATTTATAAGAAATTTAGTTTTTTCTTTAGTAATAATAAGAATGGTAAATCTTGTCAATCAACAAGGTAATTATTGGATTGCTAATAGTTTTATATGAGATTGATTATTATTGCCATCACTAGCATTAAGTGACCTAATCAAAAGAGATATTGGAGAAAGTGGCAAAAAATCAATTGAAAATAATACATGTGGATATATCTTAATTGTAATTGCTCTTATATCTTTATGATTAATATCAATTCCGTCATGAAAACCATTTATAAAGTATGTGTTAAATGCAAAAGATTATAATTCTATTTATAATATTGTGTTAATCCAAACCGGTTTTTATATAACATTTTTATTTAATAATTGTATATTTGATAGCACATTTTATGGATATGGAAAAACAAGTTACATGTTAATTCAATCAATATGTATAAACATAATTTATTATGGAATTGTTTTTACATTGTTCTTATTAAAACTATTTGTTCCAAATTTACTAAACATAGTTTTGATGTTTGGAATAGGTATGGTATTAGATTTTATTCCTTCTTTATTTTTGTTTATATGATTAATAAAGAAAGAAAAAATTAAAATAAAATTTAAAAATTTTGAAATAATTAATAAAAATAAAAAAACACTAATTATTTAA